One Myxococcaceae bacterium JPH2 genomic window carries:
- a CDS encoding OPT/YSL family transporter — MAQPAQPLPSNSAESPSAAPGAEAPRFSFLPAVGTWKYHLLLSTVAIFILGPLGGVAASYMNFSLGFFVGGQVLAGILGSAVTYGYGAEGKHGANYMQTMAASVASLCAMSVLVQAMVWLGMPMPPAWQLMLFVGCVGMFGVGVGMLYTPLLVDRLQLDYPSGYAVANILRALTDKRLLKASIAKLGGGAGMGAMVAWSTEKVASLGSLGLSASTVGAGMVVGSTVAVPVAVMGVAGYALTPYLREIGWLGPQDPFRKIGFLIGLAMICGAAIVDLSLLAVQAVARIRGAAPVAEGDEPAWKKVNVPRLLAWVLFWGVAVVAVATQVLHQPVGFIVFGLVLALLFVLINGIAYGISDNNPISSAFVMSVLLMSMLGLKDPLVGLMSSTILLISTAVGCDMQQDRSTGWRLGTNRVVQFRYQVLGITMGAILCVGLARVFMGAYPVLAINQLDNPGVKTGQWGSAMTYKLVGAIRDLGSLSDHKIKALLFGLALGFGLEVLRKLVRRNAGIQRFLKEHSAGPAVRWTLDSVVLASPYASSFGAFIALPVSLWFAAGGTLASLWNVGTKRFASPPKPGEQALPEDMSTTSLVGGGLIAGESLYFLFVGLYGLLALMT; from the coding sequence ATGGCACAACCCGCCCAGCCCCTCCCCTCGAATTCCGCCGAGTCTCCGTCCGCCGCGCCCGGCGCTGAAGCGCCCCGCTTCAGCTTCCTGCCCGCGGTGGGCACCTGGAAGTACCACCTGCTCTTGAGCACGGTGGCCATCTTCATCCTCGGCCCGTTGGGCGGCGTGGCCGCCTCGTACATGAACTTCAGCCTGGGCTTCTTCGTGGGCGGGCAGGTGCTGGCCGGCATCCTCGGCAGCGCCGTCACCTACGGCTACGGCGCGGAGGGCAAGCACGGCGCCAACTACATGCAGACGATGGCCGCCTCGGTGGCCTCGCTGTGCGCCATGTCCGTGCTCGTGCAGGCCATGGTGTGGCTGGGCATGCCCATGCCGCCCGCGTGGCAGCTCATGCTCTTCGTGGGCTGCGTGGGCATGTTCGGCGTGGGCGTGGGCATGCTCTACACGCCGCTGCTCGTGGACCGGCTCCAGCTCGACTATCCGTCCGGCTACGCGGTCGCCAACATCCTGCGCGCGCTGACGGACAAGCGCCTGCTCAAGGCCTCCATCGCCAAGCTGGGCGGCGGCGCCGGCATGGGCGCGATGGTCGCGTGGTCGACGGAGAAGGTGGCCTCGCTGGGGAGCCTGGGCCTCAGCGCCTCCACCGTGGGCGCGGGCATGGTGGTGGGCAGCACCGTCGCCGTGCCCGTCGCGGTCATGGGCGTGGCCGGCTATGCCTTGACGCCCTACCTGCGTGAGATTGGCTGGCTCGGTCCTCAGGACCCCTTCCGCAAGATTGGCTTCCTCATCGGCCTGGCGATGATCTGCGGCGCGGCCATCGTGGACCTCTCCCTCCTCGCGGTGCAGGCCGTGGCGCGCATCCGCGGCGCCGCGCCGGTGGCCGAGGGCGACGAGCCCGCGTGGAAGAAGGTGAACGTCCCGCGCCTGCTCGCGTGGGTGCTGTTCTGGGGCGTGGCCGTGGTGGCGGTGGCCACGCAGGTGCTGCACCAGCCGGTGGGCTTCATCGTGTTCGGCCTCGTGCTGGCGCTGCTCTTCGTGCTCATCAACGGCATCGCCTACGGCATCAGCGACAACAACCCCATCTCCAGCGCCTTCGTCATGTCGGTGCTGCTGATGTCCATGCTCGGCCTGAAGGATCCGCTGGTGGGCCTGATGTCCTCCACCATCCTGCTCATCTCCACCGCCGTGGGCTGTGACATGCAGCAGGATCGCTCCACGGGCTGGCGCCTGGGCACCAACCGCGTCGTGCAGTTCCGCTATCAGGTGCTCGGCATCACCATGGGCGCCATCCTGTGCGTGGGCCTGGCGCGCGTCTTCATGGGGGCCTACCCCGTGCTCGCCATCAACCAGCTCGACAACCCGGGCGTGAAGACGGGCCAGTGGGGCTCGGCCATGACGTACAAGCTGGTGGGCGCCATCCGCGACCTGGGCTCGCTGTCCGACCATAAGATCAAGGCCCTGCTCTTCGGGCTGGCGTTGGGCTTCGGCCTCGAGGTGCTGCGCAAGTTGGTGCGCCGCAACGCGGGCATCCAGCGCTTCCTCAAGGAGCACTCCGCCGGCCCCGCGGTGAGATGGACGCTGGACTCGGTGGTGCTGGCCAGTCCCTACGCGTCCTCGTTCGGCGCCTTCATCGCGCTGCCGGTCTCCCTCTGGTTCGCCGCGGGCGGCACGCTCGCCTCGCTGTGGAACGTCGGAACCAAGCGCTTCGCGTCTCCGCCGAAGCCCGGCGAGCAGGCCCTGCCCGAGGACATGAGCACCACCTCGCTGGTCGGCGGCGGACTCATCGCGGGCGAGTCGTTGTACTTCCTCTTCGTGGGTCTCTACGGCCTGCTCGCGCTGATGACGTGA
- a CDS encoding methylase: MTGLDTPTRGRTAPGRLRALDDYLCHAESTLLSRHEGPWARAAFVDVGFGEHPWTTLESAAAFRALNPDLPVIGVELDEARAQAAASAHSDALTHFRQGGFALPLGPDEPTRLVRAMNLLRQGAPERVPEAHQRLAQALLPTGLVVEGSSDTPGAVLVAHLLRRGEGSGDLTREALLFHTDFSRGFAPWLFRDWLPRDLRRRVRPGEPLHAFFSEWEAAWTQARAEGHTAPLEAFRESVVGLASRVPGVTTDPWLLSRGYLRWAPSEGVP, encoded by the coding sequence ATGACGGGCCTCGACACTCCCACGCGCGGTCGGACCGCGCCGGGGCGCCTCCGCGCGCTCGACGACTACTTGTGTCATGCCGAGTCCACGCTGCTCTCTCGTCACGAGGGGCCCTGGGCCCGCGCGGCCTTCGTGGACGTGGGCTTTGGAGAGCACCCCTGGACGACGCTGGAGAGCGCCGCCGCGTTCCGCGCCCTGAACCCGGACCTGCCTGTCATTGGCGTGGAGCTGGACGAGGCTCGGGCCCAGGCCGCGGCCTCCGCGCACTCGGACGCGCTCACCCACTTTCGCCAGGGCGGCTTCGCGCTGCCGCTGGGACCGGATGAACCCACCCGCCTGGTCCGAGCCATGAACCTGCTGCGCCAGGGCGCTCCCGAGCGCGTCCCCGAGGCGCATCAGCGGCTCGCTCAGGCGCTGCTGCCCACGGGGCTCGTCGTGGAGGGCAGCAGTGACACCCCCGGCGCGGTGCTCGTCGCACACCTCTTGCGGCGCGGCGAGGGCAGTGGGGACCTCACACGCGAGGCCCTCTTGTTCCACACGGACTTCTCGCGCGGCTTCGCACCATGGTTGTTCCGCGACTGGCTGCCCCGTGACCTGCGCCGCCGCGTCCGGCCCGGCGAGCCCCTGCACGCCTTCTTCAGTGAATGGGAGGCCGCTTGGACCCAGGCCCGCGCCGAGGGACACACCGCGCCGCTCGAGGCGTTCCGCGAATCCGTCGTGGGGCTGGCCTCGCGCGTCCCAGGCGTCACGACGGACCCCTGGCTGCTCTCGCGTGGCTACCTGCGGTGGGCACCCTCCGAGGGCGTCCCCTGA
- a CDS encoding carbamoyl-phosphate synthase codes for MHGKPPVLLFSAGFYGTLAAARCFGRHGVDVTVADPGRLGPASWSRFVGRRVQCPRESDPEAFLAWLIDFGRREPVKHVLYPTSDELAWLISAHREKLEGLFHLYDPGVDAVYGLLNKRRLYEEGTAVGLHLPRTWFPESTADLEHVRRHARFPVLLKPTTQILHATHRKGQPVATPEALEREYRDFARDTYAPMLVNFDPAVVRPMVQEFHPEAAEGIYSLSGFVDESGDLFELRGAMKVLQRPRRLGVGVCFESAEVKPELAEGLARLCKRVGYHGVFEVEFIQTKDDFLLIDFNPRYYGQMGFDIARGLPLPMLAYHSALGDRVSLRREVEAARAAGQDASGEVFCNRIALEMLLSLQRLSGALPADEARQWRRWFEDNRALAVDPLIDPDDLMPAAVELAQIVYGSARHPRAFLRMMVLNR; via the coding sequence ATCCACGGGAAGCCTCCCGTGCTGCTGTTCTCCGCCGGCTTCTACGGCACGCTCGCGGCGGCTCGCTGCTTCGGGCGCCACGGCGTGGACGTGACGGTGGCGGACCCCGGCCGGCTGGGCCCGGCGAGCTGGTCGCGCTTCGTGGGCCGGCGCGTCCAATGCCCGCGCGAGTCAGACCCCGAGGCCTTCCTCGCGTGGCTCATCGACTTCGGCCGCCGCGAGCCCGTCAAGCACGTGCTCTATCCCACGAGTGACGAGCTGGCCTGGCTCATCTCCGCGCACCGCGAGAAGCTGGAGGGACTCTTCCACCTCTACGACCCGGGCGTGGATGCGGTGTACGGCCTGCTCAACAAGCGGCGCCTCTACGAAGAGGGCACCGCGGTGGGGCTCCACCTGCCGCGCACCTGGTTCCCCGAGTCCACGGCGGACCTGGAGCACGTGCGCCGCCACGCGCGCTTCCCGGTGCTCCTCAAGCCCACCACGCAGATCCTCCACGCCACGCACCGCAAGGGCCAGCCCGTCGCGACGCCCGAGGCGCTGGAGCGCGAGTACCGCGACTTCGCGCGCGACACCTACGCGCCCATGCTGGTGAACTTCGACCCCGCCGTGGTGCGGCCCATGGTGCAGGAGTTCCACCCCGAGGCCGCCGAGGGCATCTACAGCCTGTCCGGCTTCGTGGATGAATCCGGCGACCTGTTCGAGCTGCGCGGCGCCATGAAGGTGCTCCAGCGTCCACGCCGGCTGGGCGTGGGCGTGTGCTTCGAGTCCGCCGAGGTGAAGCCCGAGCTGGCCGAAGGGCTCGCGCGGCTGTGCAAGCGCGTGGGCTACCACGGCGTCTTCGAGGTGGAGTTCATCCAGACGAAGGATGACTTCCTGCTCATCGACTTCAACCCGCGCTACTACGGGCAGATGGGCTTCGACATCGCCCGTGGCCTGCCGCTGCCGATGCTCGCGTACCACTCGGCGCTGGGGGACCGTGTGTCCTTGCGCCGCGAGGTGGAGGCGGCCCGCGCGGCGGGGCAGGACGCGAGCGGTGAGGTGTTCTGCAACCGGATTGCATTGGAGATGCTGTTGAGCCTCCAGCGCTTGTCCGGCGCGCTGCCAGCGGACGAGGCTCGGCAGTGGCGGCGCTGGTTCGAGGACAACCGCGCCCTGGCGGTGGATCCGCTCATCGACCCGGATGACCTCATGCCCGCCGCCGTGGAGCTGGCCCAGATTGTCTATGGCTCCGCGCGCCATCCGCGCGCCTTCCTGCGGATGATGGTGCTCAACCGCTGA
- a CDS encoding pyridoxal-dependent decarboxylase — MSLRHRLVGAARQRLKETLRPVVRRALAPSRTALPASLWGLEFVPGRGLCLEGVSLAELTQRWGSPLHVVHLAALRRNLERFLAVPPGRAGGCEVYYSYKTNPVPGVLSFMHERGVGAEVISAYEMWLALQLGVPPERIVYNGPVKSDASIREAIERGIGLLAANHVEELDVFARHAAELKRRPRVAVRVSTGHGWTAQFGTPIAGGAALAAFRKARELGTLDVVGLHAHRGATLRTEAELEGFVGAVLDFTDTLHRELGLNLEVLDLGGSLCTPTVEHVDPRAWRLNQTFQRDLPAPDPAAALSIERYVARVVEQVESHFERRGRARPRIFLEPGRAMTGDTQLLLGRVHTLKAGPERTWAVMDMGINHAECVRNEYHQLLHVDRPEAELAARPYTVVGPICTPGDTLYNAVRLPELRVGDTLAIMDAGAYCVPFATSFSFPQPAIVALDNGEERLLRRAETFEDLVTFDATTPPAPFRAAS; from the coding sequence GTGAGCCTGCGCCATCGACTCGTCGGGGCCGCCCGTCAGCGGCTGAAGGAAACGCTTCGTCCCGTGGTGCGCCGGGCCCTCGCGCCCTCGCGCACCGCGCTGCCCGCCTCGCTGTGGGGGCTGGAGTTCGTCCCCGGCCGGGGCCTGTGCCTGGAGGGCGTGTCGCTCGCGGAGCTGACCCAGCGCTGGGGCTCGCCGCTGCACGTGGTGCACCTGGCCGCGCTGCGCCGCAACCTGGAGCGGTTCCTCGCGGTGCCGCCGGGACGCGCCGGGGGCTGCGAAGTGTATTACTCGTACAAGACCAACCCCGTGCCCGGCGTGCTGTCGTTCATGCACGAGCGCGGCGTGGGCGCCGAGGTCATCTCCGCGTACGAGATGTGGCTCGCGCTCCAGCTGGGCGTGCCACCCGAGCGCATCGTCTACAACGGCCCCGTCAAGTCGGACGCCTCCATCCGCGAGGCCATCGAGCGGGGCATCGGCCTCCTCGCCGCCAATCACGTGGAGGAGCTGGACGTCTTCGCGCGCCACGCCGCCGAGCTGAAGCGGCGCCCTCGCGTGGCGGTGCGCGTCTCCACGGGCCACGGCTGGACGGCGCAGTTCGGCACGCCCATCGCGGGCGGCGCGGCGCTGGCGGCGTTCCGCAAGGCGCGCGAGCTGGGCACCCTGGACGTGGTGGGCCTGCACGCGCACCGGGGCGCCACGCTGCGCACCGAGGCCGAGCTGGAGGGCTTCGTCGGCGCGGTGCTCGACTTCACGGACACGCTCCACCGTGAGCTGGGGTTGAATCTGGAGGTGCTCGACCTGGGCGGCAGCCTGTGCACGCCCACGGTGGAGCACGTGGATCCGCGCGCCTGGCGCCTGAACCAGACGTTCCAGCGGGACCTGCCCGCGCCGGATCCGGCCGCCGCGCTCTCCATCGAGCGCTATGTGGCGCGCGTGGTGGAGCAGGTGGAGTCGCACTTCGAGCGCCGAGGCCGGGCCCGCCCGCGCATCTTCCTGGAGCCCGGCCGCGCGATGACGGGCGACACCCAGTTGCTGCTGGGCCGCGTGCACACGCTCAAGGCCGGCCCGGAGCGCACCTGGGCGGTGATGGACATGGGCATCAACCATGCCGAGTGCGTGCGCAACGAGTACCACCAGCTCCTGCACGTGGATCGCCCCGAGGCGGAGCTGGCGGCGCGGCCGTACACGGTGGTGGGTCCCATCTGCACCCCGGGCGACACGCTCTACAACGCGGTGCGCCTGCCCGAGCTGCGCGTGGGGGACACGCTGGCCATCATGGACGCGGGCGCGTACTGCGTCCCCTTCGCCACGTCCTTCTCCTTCCCGCAGCCGGCCATCGTCGCGTTGGACAACGGCGAGGAGCGACTGCTGCGCCGCGCGGAGACGTTCGAGGACTTGGTCACCTTCGACGCGACGACCCCTCCTGCCCCGTTTCGCGCAGCGTCCTGA
- a CDS encoding glycosyltransferase produces the protein MSQIDVSVVMPTHRREKEVVEAIRSALRQEGVRVEVIVLDDTAEGTAREAVEAMGDARVRYLKQEVPSRGKPALVRNHGATLAQGRYLHFLDDDDMLADGALHAMVSALDARPDAGVAVGWVVPFSEDADWLQDKRTYFEWAAKVGASTPNSAWTVAHILFRGTLMVNSACMVRREHFAKLGGFDPNIPVYEDVDFYLRGIRHHGHVYVNRPILHYRVGKPSLMHNLGKDGTLVMESNAIIHSKYRRAHGELEYRALQLALRALPFDVARRLPLRLPRAS, from the coding sequence ATGTCCCAGATTGACGTCTCGGTGGTGATGCCCACACACCGCCGCGAGAAGGAAGTGGTCGAGGCCATCCGGTCGGCGCTGCGCCAGGAGGGCGTGCGCGTCGAGGTCATCGTTCTGGACGACACCGCCGAGGGCACGGCGCGCGAGGCCGTGGAAGCCATGGGCGACGCGCGCGTGCGCTACCTCAAGCAGGAGGTCCCTTCGCGCGGCAAGCCGGCCCTGGTGCGCAACCACGGGGCCACGCTGGCGCAGGGGCGCTACCTGCACTTCCTCGATGACGACGACATGCTGGCGGACGGCGCGCTGCACGCGATGGTGAGCGCGCTGGATGCGCGGCCGGACGCGGGCGTGGCGGTGGGCTGGGTGGTGCCCTTCAGCGAGGACGCCGACTGGCTCCAGGACAAGCGCACCTACTTCGAGTGGGCCGCGAAGGTCGGGGCCAGCACGCCCAACAGCGCGTGGACGGTGGCGCACATCCTGTTCCGCGGGACGCTGATGGTGAACTCGGCCTGCATGGTGCGCCGCGAGCACTTCGCGAAGCTGGGTGGGTTCGACCCCAACATCCCCGTCTACGAGGACGTGGACTTCTACCTGCGCGGCATCCGCCACCACGGCCACGTCTACGTGAACCGCCCCATCCTGCACTACCGCGTGGGCAAGCCCTCGCTCATGCACAACCTGGGCAAGGACGGCACGCTGGTGATGGAGTCCAACGCCATCATCCACTCCAAATACCGGCGCGCCCACGGCGAGCTGGAGTACCGCGCGCTGCAGCTCGCCCTGCGCGCCCTGCCCTTCGACGTGGCCCGCCGCCTGCCGCTGCGGCTGCCGCGCGCCTCGTGA
- a CDS encoding arginyltransferase has protein sequence MALLLAHDVEPPRPCSYLADQEASLENLVMRDVTPEEYEHLLVRGWRRFGPLYFRPACVTCEACVSLRIPVESFQPNRSQRRARAACAHLRVEVGPPRVDAERLALYQRWHAEREASREWEPSALTARDYSLQFAFPHPSAREVAWYDDSGAEGPRLVGLGLCDETPRAWSAVYFFFDPELSRLSLGKANVVFQVELARARGIPHVYLGYRVLACASLRYKATFRPHELLESRPAFNASPTWRVARPEEGTAPES, from the coding sequence ATGGCCCTCCTGCTGGCACATGACGTCGAGCCTCCTCGCCCGTGCAGCTATCTGGCGGATCAGGAAGCCTCGCTGGAGAACCTGGTGATGCGCGACGTGACGCCCGAGGAGTACGAGCACCTGCTCGTGCGGGGGTGGCGCCGCTTCGGGCCGCTGTACTTCCGGCCCGCGTGCGTCACCTGTGAGGCGTGCGTGTCGCTGCGCATCCCCGTGGAGTCATTCCAGCCCAATCGCAGTCAACGCCGCGCGCGGGCCGCGTGCGCCCACCTGCGGGTGGAGGTGGGTCCGCCGCGCGTGGACGCGGAGCGGCTGGCGCTCTATCAGCGCTGGCACGCCGAGCGAGAGGCTTCGCGCGAGTGGGAGCCGTCGGCGCTCACCGCGCGCGACTACTCGCTGCAGTTCGCCTTCCCGCACCCGTCCGCGCGCGAGGTGGCCTGGTACGACGACAGCGGCGCGGAGGGGCCTCGGCTGGTGGGGCTGGGGCTGTGCGACGAGACGCCTCGCGCCTGGAGCGCCGTCTACTTCTTCTTCGACCCCGAGCTGTCGCGCCTGTCTTTGGGCAAGGCGAACGTGGTCTTCCAGGTCGAGCTGGCGCGGGCCCGGGGCATCCCCCACGTGTACCTGGGCTACCGCGTGCTGGCGTGCGCGTCGCTGCGCTACAAGGCCACGTTCCGTCCGCACGAGCTGCTGGAGAGCCGGCCCGCGTTCAACGCCAGCCCCACGTGGCGCGTGGCGCGGCCCGAGGAGGGGACCGCGCCGGAGTCGTGA
- a CDS encoding alpha/beta fold hydrolase codes for MHPARKAVSKPAPDADLASLEDVTLRASDGVALRGWYQRARNRAAVVLLHGFGENREQMLFEARALARAGYGVLLLDFRGHGESADALVTWGDRERLDLSAAVDFLAKRPDVEATRLGVLGFSMGGTVAMLGAEADPRLRAVAASGSYPSLTADAHYSYGRWGPLSTQPVLWTMRWAGVDVDAVDAVSHLCQLGGRPLLLINGDVDPYAPAFLQDSIFQAACEPKSYWVVPGARHGEYAVKAPAEYEKHLREFFDAALLR; via the coding sequence ATGCACCCGGCTCGCAAGGCGGTGAGCAAGCCCGCGCCGGACGCGGACCTCGCGTCGCTGGAGGACGTGACGCTGCGGGCCTCGGACGGCGTGGCGTTGCGCGGCTGGTATCAACGCGCGCGCAACCGGGCCGCCGTGGTGCTGCTGCATGGCTTTGGCGAGAACCGCGAGCAGATGCTCTTCGAGGCCCGAGCCCTGGCTCGCGCGGGCTACGGCGTGCTGCTCTTGGACTTCCGCGGGCACGGCGAGAGCGCGGACGCGCTGGTGACGTGGGGTGACCGCGAGCGCTTGGATTTGAGTGCCGCGGTCGACTTCCTCGCGAAGCGGCCGGACGTGGAGGCGACTCGGCTGGGCGTCCTGGGCTTCTCCATGGGCGGCACGGTGGCCATGCTCGGGGCCGAGGCGGATCCTCGGCTGCGCGCGGTCGCGGCCTCGGGCTCGTACCCCTCGCTCACGGCGGACGCGCACTACAGCTACGGACGCTGGGGTCCGCTCAGCACCCAGCCCGTGCTGTGGACCATGCGCTGGGCCGGCGTGGACGTGGACGCGGTGGATGCCGTCTCGCACCTGTGTCAGCTCGGCGGCCGGCCGCTGCTGCTCATCAACGGCGACGTGGACCCCTACGCGCCCGCCTTCCTCCAGGACTCCATCTTCCAGGCGGCGTGCGAGCCCAAGTCCTACTGGGTCGTCCCCGGCGCGCGCCACGGCGAGTACGCCGTGAAGGCGCCGGCCGAGTACGAAAAGCACCTGCGCGAGTTCTTCGACGCCGCGCTGCTGCGCTGA
- a CDS encoding GNAT family N-acetyltransferase, translating to MQLRVDKVETVEGLHALRSDWQRLAQAHGGGVPFTTWEWNATWWAHFRERRVSVRDGLFVLAVRDASGALVAVAPLMRTERPGMGPLRARVLQFFGADPNVTELRGLVRDPARERDIYAALAGYLREHADDWDWMMWSGLRMDGDGARELAALAPLSATREVPMFTLPLEGNWEAFKSTRSRNIKESLRKCYNSLKRDGHAFTFDVARERNEVAHALDTLLRLHHARSTATDTVQHRDVFDSVQASGFLKELCDRLSTQDRVRVFQLRIAGEVVAARVGFVLGSTLYLYYSGYDPRWGDYSVMTTTVAESLKYAFAEGFQVANLSTGRDVSKTRWSPDETVYHEALQLSPARRGQMAFATYRRVREMLDDERVQGWARRFLARRAGT from the coding sequence ATGCAACTGCGTGTGGACAAGGTCGAAACGGTGGAAGGGCTGCACGCGCTGCGCTCGGATTGGCAGCGGCTGGCGCAAGCCCATGGGGGCGGAGTCCCCTTCACCACCTGGGAGTGGAACGCCACCTGGTGGGCCCACTTCCGCGAGCGCCGCGTGAGCGTGCGCGACGGCCTCTTCGTCCTCGCGGTGCGAGACGCCTCGGGCGCCCTGGTGGCGGTGGCGCCGCTGATGCGCACCGAGCGCCCCGGCATGGGCCCTTTGCGCGCCCGGGTGCTCCAGTTCTTCGGCGCGGATCCCAACGTCACCGAGCTGCGGGGACTCGTGCGCGACCCCGCCCGTGAGCGCGACATCTACGCGGCCCTGGCTGGCTACCTGCGCGAGCACGCGGATGATTGGGATTGGATGATGTGGAGCGGGCTGCGCATGGACGGGGACGGGGCGCGCGAGCTGGCCGCGCTGGCGCCGCTGTCCGCCACGCGCGAGGTCCCCATGTTCACCCTGCCGTTGGAGGGGAACTGGGAGGCCTTCAAGTCCACCCGCTCGCGAAACATCAAGGAGTCGCTGCGCAAGTGCTACAACTCGCTCAAGCGTGACGGGCACGCGTTCACCTTCGACGTGGCGCGCGAGCGCAACGAGGTGGCGCACGCGCTGGACACCTTGCTGCGTCTGCACCACGCGCGCTCCACGGCCACGGACACGGTGCAGCACCGGGATGTGTTCGACTCGGTGCAGGCCAGCGGGTTCTTGAAGGAGCTGTGCGATCGGCTCTCCACGCAGGACCGCGTGCGCGTGTTCCAGTTGCGCATCGCGGGTGAGGTGGTGGCCGCGCGGGTGGGCTTCGTGCTGGGCTCGACGCTCTATCTCTACTACTCGGGCTATGACCCGCGCTGGGGCGACTACAGCGTGATGACCACCACGGTGGCCGAGTCGCTCAAGTACGCCTTCGCGGAGGGCTTCCAGGTCGCCAATCTGTCCACCGGCCGCGATGTGTCCAAGACGCGGTGGAGCCCGGACGAGACTGTCTACCACGAGGCGCTGCAACTCTCGCCGGCGCGCCGAGGACAGATGGCCTTCGCGACGTATCGACGCGTGCGCGAGATGCTGGACGACGAGCGGGTCCAGGGGTGGGCCCGTCGGTTCCTCGCGCGGCGCGCGGGGACTTGA